From Marivirga harenae, one genomic window encodes:
- a CDS encoding ATP-binding cassette domain-containing protein produces MIAFQNIEKKFDNQLVLRSINLEVTEGELMVLLGASGSGKTTMLRMINGLENPDSGSIRIVDKDLRKHQLYNLRKQIGYVIQKVGLFPHYSVYDNVASIMRLKGESEEIIKEKVYRWLNKVGLSPSVYAKKFPSELSGGEAQRIGLARALVAHPKMVLLDEPFSALDPISRVGIRNEFRQIQQDEKLTAVMVTHDVLEAVSLADRICLLANGEIQQLGTPQEILFQPKNDLVKNFVKGDQFQASLASVSISEIQPFLEQNILKESNDRISVLDFLQNSDSQQHALIIEAFYKWKEAKG; encoded by the coding sequence ATGATTGCCTTCCAAAATATTGAGAAAAAATTTGATAATCAATTAGTGCTGAGAAGTATTAATTTAGAAGTGACAGAAGGAGAGCTAATGGTTTTGTTAGGAGCAAGTGGAAGTGGAAAAACTACTATGCTCCGAATGATCAATGGTTTAGAAAACCCTGATTCCGGTTCCATTAGGATTGTAGATAAGGATTTAAGAAAACATCAACTATATAACTTAAGAAAGCAAATAGGCTATGTTATTCAGAAAGTTGGGCTTTTTCCGCATTATTCGGTTTATGATAATGTTGCATCAATCATGAGATTGAAAGGTGAAAGTGAAGAAATTATTAAAGAGAAAGTATATAGATGGTTAAATAAAGTGGGATTGTCACCTTCCGTTTATGCTAAGAAGTTTCCATCTGAATTAAGTGGTGGTGAAGCACAAAGAATCGGGTTGGCAAGAGCACTAGTTGCCCATCCAAAGATGGTTTTGTTGGATGAACCATTCAGTGCCCTGGATCCCATATCCAGAGTAGGAATCAGAAATGAGTTTAGACAAATTCAACAAGATGAAAAACTTACAGCAGTGATGGTAACTCATGATGTGCTGGAGGCCGTAAGTTTGGCAGATCGGATTTGTTTGTTGGCCAATGGTGAAATTCAACAATTGGGAACTCCGCAAGAAATATTATTTCAACCTAAAAATGATCTAGTAAAGAATTTCGTAAAAGGTGATCAATTCCAAGCTTCCTTGGCTTCTGTTTCTATATCTGAAATTCAACCATTTTTAGAACAGAATATTTTGAAAGAATCAAATGATCGTATTTCTGTTCTTGATTTTTTACAGAATTCCGATAGTCAGCAGCATGCATTGATTATAGAAGCTTTTTATAAATGGAAGGAGGCTAAAGGATGA
- a CDS encoding ABC transporter permease/substrate-binding protein, whose protein sequence is MMSFFEFLLKNKREVLKQILEHLELTLVSLCIAVVLGVVIGVLIAIFRKSTQTVLSVINTIQTIPSLALLGFLLPFFGIGVVPAIIALFLYALLPIVRNTYTGIIEVDVSVKESAIAMGMKPVEVLFKVELPLALPYIMAGIRTASVINVGVATLSAFIAAGGLGKFILQGIQLNNTNMILAGAIPASLLALFFDAILGRIQKSSFKIIRGFSVILFGGVLFYLLMSAFQKLNIASDKSDLLGGFPSEFVYREDGLQGLFKAYDFELDYVEMEIGLMYKALASKEVDVISGFSTDGRIKAYDLKTLLDNRNYFPPYEAAPVARKSIINRYPEIRTSLKKLENQISNAEMMEMNFKVDEQKMQPEEVAMEFLESKGMLGNSDNVNLSKESIKIGSKAFTENYILAHLFKLIIEENSDLKVELKLGFGGTKLLMDAMKNDEIDIYPEYTGTALLLLLDTDGKERANLISNPEMVYDFVKKESSSQFQFEWLPTLGFNNTFAILMRKKQAKELGLVTIEDLSVQIGVKNKLHDR, encoded by the coding sequence ATGATGTCATTTTTTGAATTCTTGCTCAAGAATAAAAGGGAAGTTCTAAAGCAAATATTAGAACACCTTGAATTGACATTAGTCTCTTTATGTATTGCGGTAGTATTGGGTGTTGTAATTGGTGTACTGATCGCCATATTCAGAAAATCGACCCAAACGGTTCTTTCAGTGATCAATACCATCCAAACTATCCCCAGTTTAGCTTTATTGGGCTTTCTGCTGCCATTTTTTGGGATCGGAGTAGTTCCTGCCATCATTGCACTATTTCTCTATGCTTTGCTTCCCATAGTGAGAAATACCTACACAGGGATAATCGAGGTGGATGTCTCTGTTAAGGAGTCTGCAATAGCTATGGGAATGAAACCTGTGGAAGTTCTATTTAAAGTGGAATTACCTCTGGCTTTGCCATACATCATGGCTGGAATTAGGACGGCTTCTGTTATAAACGTGGGAGTGGCCACATTAAGTGCTTTCATTGCTGCAGGTGGTCTAGGTAAATTTATTCTTCAAGGGATTCAACTGAATAATACCAATATGATCTTGGCTGGTGCGATTCCTGCTTCATTATTGGCTTTATTTTTCGATGCTATTTTAGGCCGAATTCAGAAAAGTAGTTTTAAAATCATTCGTGGGTTTTCAGTCATTCTGTTTGGAGGGGTTTTGTTCTATCTCCTAATGTCTGCTTTCCAAAAATTGAATATTGCATCAGACAAAAGTGATTTGTTAGGTGGATTTCCTTCCGAATTTGTCTATCGTGAAGATGGACTACAAGGGTTATTCAAAGCTTATGATTTCGAGCTGGATTATGTTGAAATGGAAATAGGATTGATGTATAAGGCGTTGGCCAGTAAAGAAGTAGATGTAATTAGTGGATTTTCAACTGATGGAAGAATTAAAGCCTACGATTTGAAAACACTGCTCGATAATCGTAATTATTTCCCTCCTTATGAGGCAGCACCTGTTGCTAGAAAATCTATTATTAACAGATATCCCGAAATTCGCACAAGTCTGAAAAAACTAGAAAACCAGATCAGCAATGCGGAGATGATGGAAATGAATTTTAAGGTAGATGAACAAAAAATGCAACCCGAAGAAGTGGCAATGGAATTTCTTGAATCCAAAGGAATGCTAGGGAATTCTGATAATGTAAATCTGTCAAAGGAATCAATTAAAATTGGAAGTAAGGCATTTACTGAAAACTACATATTGGCTCATCTTTTTAAATTGATCATTGAGGAAAATTCTGATTTGAAAGTAGAGCTGAAATTAGGTTTTGGTGGCACTAAATTATTGATGGACGCCATGAAAAATGATGAAATAGATATATATCCTGAATATACGGGCACAGCCTTATTATTGCTTTTGGATACAGATGGAAAGGAGAGAGCTAACTTAATTTCTAATCCCGAAATGGTATATGATTTCGTGAAAAAGGAATCCAGTAGTCAATTTCAATTCGAGTGGTTACCAACGCTAGGATTCAATAATACCTTTGCCATTTTGATGCGAAAAAAACAAGCAAAAGAATTGGGTTTAGTAACTATTGAGGATTTATCGGTACAAATTGGTGTTAAAAATAAACTCCATGATAGGTAG
- a CDS encoding Dps family protein: MNIKNQIGLDNEKAKQLAGKLNELLANYSIFYQNTRGYHWNIKGEKFFELHVKFEELYNDLILKIDEVAERILTLGYTPKHNYADYRSISKIKESVEVKDGIKAIENILESFKTIIIFQRELLTLSSDADDEGTNALMSDYIREQEKLVWMYSAFLNK, from the coding sequence ATGAACATAAAAAATCAAATAGGGCTAGATAATGAAAAAGCAAAACAACTAGCAGGAAAACTGAATGAACTTCTAGCAAACTATTCAATCTTTTATCAAAATACTCGAGGATATCATTGGAATATAAAAGGTGAAAAATTCTTTGAACTTCATGTGAAATTTGAAGAATTGTACAACGATTTGATCTTAAAAATTGATGAGGTAGCAGAAAGGATTTTAACTTTAGGTTATACTCCCAAACATAATTATGCCGATTACCGATCAATTTCTAAAATTAAGGAAAGTGTAGAAGTAAAAGATGGGATAAAGGCTATTGAAAATATATTAGAATCCTTTAAAACAATAATTATATTTCAACGGGAATTGCTTACTTTATCATCTGATGCGGATGATGAAGGAACAAATGCATTAATGAGTGATTATATTCGAGAACAAGAAAAATTGGTTTGGATGTACTCTGCTTTTCTGAATAAATAA
- a CDS encoding universal stress protein, which produces MIKHILVPTDFSDCALNALEYALQFAKQINPEAEITILNAYTVPLAYADLNIAYDVGESEVDIKQYIDSEFNQLEDKLPLLKEFEYETIKTENYVKDAIEEYSLDNPVDLIIMGTKGASGIDEVILGTNAHRVIKAEIAPVLVIPGEAKYEDIKNIALSSDYKGIIAELLDPVKAIRQAYASKIHLIHVSQEPMLDKEKAEEAKNLELHLKGLPHQYHFMVNKNVEEGIDEFADNNKIDLLVVLPRKKGLFESLFGKSESKSLIFHTDVPLLALSPNKRKIIEAD; this is translated from the coding sequence ATGATTAAGCACATATTAGTCCCAACCGATTTTTCCGATTGTGCATTAAATGCATTGGAATATGCCTTACAATTTGCTAAACAAATAAATCCAGAGGCAGAAATTACAATACTGAATGCGTATACAGTACCCTTAGCCTACGCTGATTTAAATATAGCCTACGATGTGGGTGAAAGCGAGGTAGATATAAAGCAGTACATCGATTCAGAATTCAATCAATTAGAAGACAAACTTCCACTTTTAAAGGAATTCGAATATGAGACTATAAAAACTGAGAACTACGTAAAAGATGCCATTGAAGAATATTCCCTTGATAATCCTGTAGATTTAATCATCATGGGCACTAAAGGAGCGAGTGGAATAGATGAAGTGATTTTAGGAACCAATGCACACCGAGTAATAAAAGCTGAAATAGCACCTGTATTGGTAATTCCAGGAGAAGCTAAATATGAAGACATTAAAAATATAGCATTGTCAAGTGACTACAAAGGAATTATAGCAGAGTTGTTGGATCCAGTAAAAGCAATCAGACAGGCTTATGCATCAAAAATCCATTTGATACATGTAAGTCAAGAACCCATGTTGGATAAAGAGAAAGCCGAAGAAGCTAAAAATCTTGAATTGCATTTAAAAGGACTTCCACATCAGTATCATTTCATGGTCAACAAAAATGTCGAAGAGGGAATTGATGAATTCGCTGACAACAATAAAATTGATCTATTGGTAGTGTTACCTAGAAAGAAGGGATTGTTTGAAAGTCTTTTTGGAAAGAGCGAAAGCAAATCCTTGATTTTCCATACCGATGTGCCTCTGCTAGCACTCTCACCTAATAAAAGGAAGATTATTGAGGCTGATTAA
- a CDS encoding DUF2062 domain-containing protein translates to MATAKLKKWAVRRIRFYKDKYIFKLKRYTIAVLSSDKSDVSIAFSYAFGTMIALLPTPGFSTAIGIGFMTIFKQLNKMAVLLSMMVWNAITIIPIFWLSYKIGSSISNTLPDVEVQNETVRQVLLFFKQFALGNLALTIPISIGSYFLAILLLQLARRMRLRKTEFRKRESA, encoded by the coding sequence ATGGCTACAGCAAAGTTAAAAAAGTGGGCGGTTAGACGAATACGTTTTTACAAAGACAAATATATATTTAAGCTCAAACGATACACTATTGCGGTACTCAGCTCGGATAAATCAGATGTTTCCATAGCCTTTAGTTATGCTTTTGGGACAATGATTGCCCTCTTGCCTACACCTGGTTTTAGTACAGCAATAGGTATAGGCTTTATGACTATTTTTAAACAGCTTAACAAAATGGCTGTTCTGCTTTCCATGATGGTATGGAATGCCATCACTATAATCCCTATTTTCTGGTTGAGTTATAAAATCGGCAGTAGCATTTCCAACACTCTTCCTGATGTGGAGGTTCAAAATGAAACTGTCCGACAAGTTCTTTTATTCTTCAAGCAGTTTGCTTTGGGTAATTTAGCTCTAACCATCCCGATTTCAATTGGAAGTTATTTTTTGGCGATTTTACTTTTACAATTAGCAAGAAGAATGAGGCTAAGAAAGACTGAATTCAGAAAGAGAGAATCTGCTTAA
- a CDS encoding translation initiation factor, whose amino-acid sequence MSKKNKKHRDGIVYSTSNDFEYDYESQEEKETVPPSEQNLKVQLDKKARAGKKVSLITGFIGTEDDLKALGKQLKSKCGVGGSVKDGEILIQGDFRDKILEVLQKDGYSKVKKVGG is encoded by the coding sequence ATGAGTAAGAAAAATAAAAAACATAGAGACGGGATTGTTTATTCAACTTCTAATGATTTTGAATATGATTATGAAAGCCAAGAAGAAAAAGAAACAGTACCGCCTTCGGAGCAAAATTTAAAAGTGCAATTAGATAAGAAAGCCAGAGCAGGTAAGAAAGTAAGTCTGATTACTGGTTTTATTGGAACGGAAGATGACTTAAAAGCCTTAGGAAAACAGTTAAAATCAAAATGCGGTGTTGGTGGTAGTGTGAAAGATGGTGAAATCTTAATTCAAGGTGATTTTCGAGATAAAATACTAGAAGTTTTACAAAAAGATGGCTACAGCAAAGTTAAAAAAGTGGGCGGTTAG